The stretch of DNA GCGCCGAAATGAAAGTGCCGGGTAAAGCATGGCTCGAATTTCAATCTATAGAATTAAAAGATGGCAAAACAAAACTCGTACAAACTGCTTACTTTGCCCCAAAAGGTTTGCTGGGGTTGCTATATTGGTATTCGTTATATCCTTTTCATGCCATCATATTTTCGACAATGATTAACTCTATAGCAGAACACGCAGAGTTAAAATAGATATAAATTATTGGTAAACCTGTCCGTGATTTGTAGCTTAACTATTATACATGCTGTATTATAAAACATATCATAAAGATGAAGATGCCGACTGGGTGGTATTTGTCCATGGTGCGGGTGGCAGCTCTTCTATCTGGTTCAAGCAACTTAAGGCCTACAAAAAAGATTTTAATGTGTTATTGGTAGATTTGCGCGGACACGGCAAATCAAAAGGAATGCTGCAACAGTATTATGAGGATGAATATTCCTTTAAGCTGGCCAGCCAGGATATTATTGATGTTCTGGACGATGCAGGCATCGAAAAAGCACATTTCGTTGGGGTATCCCTGGGAACAATCATCATTCGTACGATCGGTGAGATGCAACCCGAGCGTGTGCAGTCACTGGTGATGTGTGGAGCTATAATGCGACTTAATATACGTTCCCGGTTTTTAGTTTCACTCGGGCACTTATTCAAAAAGGTTGTGCCATTTATGTGGCTGTATAAACTTTTTGCGTGGATTGTCTTACCCCGAAAACATCATTCTGAATCTCGAAATCTATTTATTCGCGAGGCCAAAAAACTATATAAAAAAGAGTTTATAAAATGGTTCAATCTTACGCACAAAGTTAATCCCCTGCTAAAGTATTTCCGCGAAAAAGAACTCAAGATTCCCACACTATACGTGATGGGCAGTGAAGATTATCTTTTTCTTCCCCCTGTCCAAAAGATGGTTCAAAATCATACTAATTCCATTCTTAAAGAAGTGGAAAAATGTGGTCATGTAGTCAATGTAGAGAAACCTGATGTCTTCAATCGCGTATCGCTTAACTTCTTGAAGAATGGCTAAGGTAACAGATAGGAAAGTACTGATTCCCAGTCTTTGTACGGTTCACTGCCAAATTGAATATGCTCTCCTTTAAATTCCGCAGCGCCATTAGCCGCACGATCATCGATAAGATAATCACCGTGGGTTAAATTTTTGTGATGCGTTAAGGTTAACCGTTTGTGACCAACCTCTGGTAAATGTTTTTGGACCCACAATAATTTATCCGTCCACGCAGATGGATTTCCCCACGGAGCTGTGGACAAAATATAGGTATCATAGTGGTGACTCAGCTCTCGAAATCCATTAATAGCTCCGTCAACGGGGGGCAAATCACTAAAAAAACCGGAAATTTCATCAAGCTCTCCTTCATACTCTTTCTTTATCTCCTCTGAAAGCTGTTCCACGCCCCATGGGAAATCAACTAATACATTATCCATATCAACATGTACAATCTGCATAAAAATATATGCTCCTATTTAAAATTAGAATTAAGGTACCAATATAACCTTACCGATATTTTTGCGCTGCTCAATATATCGATGGGCATTACC from Fodinibius salinus encodes:
- a CDS encoding alpha/beta fold hydrolase, yielding MLYYKTYHKDEDADWVVFVHGAGGSSSIWFKQLKAYKKDFNVLLVDLRGHGKSKGMLQQYYEDEYSFKLASQDIIDVLDDAGIEKAHFVGVSLGTIIIRTIGEMQPERVQSLVMCGAIMRLNIRSRFLVSLGHLFKKVVPFMWLYKLFAWIVLPRKHHSESRNLFIREAKKLYKKEFIKWFNLTHKVNPLLKYFREKELKIPTLYVMGSEDYLFLPPVQKMVQNHTNSILKEVEKCGHVVNVEKPDVFNRVSLNFLKNG
- a CDS encoding 5' nucleotidase, NT5C type; protein product: MQIVHVDMDNVLVDFPWGVEQLSEEIKKEYEGELDEISGFFSDLPPVDGAINGFRELSHHYDTYILSTAPWGNPSAWTDKLLWVQKHLPEVGHKRLTLTHHKNLTHGDYLIDDRAANGAAEFKGEHIQFGSEPYKDWESVLSYLLP